One Betta splendens chromosome 8, fBetSpl5.4, whole genome shotgun sequence DNA segment encodes these proteins:
- the spag9a gene encoding sperm associated antigen 9a isoform X8 has product MELEDGVVYQDDPGTSAMMSERVSGLANSIYREFERLIGKYDEDVVKELMPLVVAVLENLDSVFAENQEHEVELELLKEDNEQLITQYEREKALRKHAEEKFIEFEDTHEQEKKDLQNNNERMESHSRQLELKIKNYADQIGRLEERELDLKKEYNSLHQRHTEMIHNYMEHVERIKLQQISETSESSTVGRVRRERPLSLGIFPSSGGASLLIPDPQARAETPGTESWKFTDPAQPRSNASLKLDFMDPPKEREGKNAQDSTWGNSLADDCKDELSDFTGSKSATPMSTTASDMEREDGNSKSTEVQAAPGTRSVSVGLPENEDSSDVQDIIESTPELDMDLIAYKPCSTPTKGIENMAFDRNTDSLFDELSSAGTGLIGDVDEGADLLDLSLIGMGREVENLIQENSQLLETKNALNVVNKDLILKVDELTCEKEMLQGELEALLLAKTKLDDKTKELEEELKKVRLEMEEVRQKNKDEEDSDVPTAQRKRFTRVEMARVLMERNQYKERLMELQEAVRWTEMIRASRENPTLTEKKKSSIWQFFSRLFSSSSSAPVMKKVESQSNVKYNSPGSLVKRSSTFSQFPTEKSKTFDFLNEEKDQCSSPSRKEQKRAQYRQVKAHMQKEDGRVTAHGWSLPSKYKAANGGQLENKVNLPVPVYLRPLDQTDASMKLWCAAGVNMSGGRTSELTKQTKGSQSSLDQLEQESKDQEKGEKELKEDEMSSRVWVCTSTHSSTKVMVLDATQPSDLLDSFYACNTHVVCIASVPGVLDTDYPAGEEVPQDLEASQGDGVSLAGSVASVGSTGSDGAMAAEGTTAVPQTACSGVTDLSAEQSVISGSVELSREASPAEDGVPMAEEATEATEANAGVGDEGEDQGMDPNQPGIYTEHVFTDPLGVGPTDASLTDKQRGSAQDGVTSLTEDSDLNDGDVLRMSSSLPTMWLGAQNGCLYVHSSVARWRKCLHAIKLKDSILSIVHVKGRVLVALADGTLAIFHRSIDGQWDLTNYHLLDLGRPHHSIRCMTVVHDKVWCGYRNKIYVIHPKAMRIEKSFDAHPRKESQVRQLAWVGDGIWVSIRLDSTLRLFHAHTYQHLQDVDIEPYVSKMLGTGKLGFSFVRITALVVSCNRLWVGTGNGVIISIPLSEANKSKGIVPNRPGAAVRVYGDDSSDCAVQGSFVPYCSMAHAQLCFHGHRDAVKFFVTVPGQAMPPPGSDSGSDDPASESSDTANSEPKTYLVMSGGEGYIDFRMGDDGGELDGLSEPTASQQSTPTKAERSHLIVWQVTTSPD; this is encoded by the exons ATGGAGCTGGAAGACGGAGTTGTGTACCAGGACGACCCCGGGACATCAGCGATGATGTCGGAGCGGGTGTCGGGCCTGGCCAACTCCATCTACCGCGAGTTCGAGCGGCTCATCGGCAAGTACGACGAGGACGTGGTGAAGGAGCTGATGCCGCTGGTCGTGGCCGTGCTGGAGAACCTGGACTCGGTGTTCGCGGAGAACCAGGAGCAcgaagtggagctggagctgctgaaggaggacaACGAGCAGCTCATCACCCAGTACGAGCGCGAGAAGGCGCTGAGGAAGCACGCGGAGGAG aAGTTCATCGAGTTTGAAGACACCCAcgagcaggagaagaaggacCTGCAGAACAACAATGAGAGAATGGAGTCCCACTCCCGCCAGCTGGAACTCAAGATCAAGAACTACGCAGACCAGA TCGGCCGGTTGGAGGAACGGGAGCTGGACCTGAAGAAGGAATACAACTCCCTCCATCAGCGGCACACAGAG ATGATCCATAATTACATGGAGCACGTAGAGAGGATCAAGCTGCAGCAGATCAGCGAGACGTCGGAGTCGAGCACAGTCGGTCGAGTCAG GAGGGAGCGGCCGCTTTCCTTGGGAATCTTCCCCTCGTCCGGTGGCGCCTCCCTGCTGATCCCGGACCCCCAGGCCCGAGCGGAGACGCCGGGCACAGAGAGCTGGAAGTTCACAGACCCGGCACAGCCACGGTCCAACGCCAGCCTgaag TTGGACTTTATGGACCCCCCAAAGGAAAGGGAGGGTAAGAATGCACAGGACTCTACGTGGGGGAATTCACTGGCAGACGACTGCAAG GACGAGTTGTCAGACTTCACGGGCTCCAAGTCGGCCACGCCGATGTCCACCACGGCCTCCGACATGGAGAGGGAAGACGGTAACAGTAAGAGCACAGAGGTGCAGGCAGCACCGGGGACGAGATCCGTATCCGTGG GTTTGCCTGAAAATGAAGACAGCTCAGACGTGCAGGACATCATTGAGTCCACTCCTGAGCTGGACATGGACCTCATAGCCTACAAACCCTGCAG CACTCCCACCAAAGGCATCGAAAACATGGCGTTCGACCGCAACACCGACTCCCTGTTTGACGAGCTGTCGTCTGCAGGCACCGGGCTCATAGGGGATGTGGATGAAGGAGCAGACCTGCTGG ACCTTAGTTTGATTG GTATGGGCAGAGAAGTTGAAAATCTCATTCAGGAGAATTCACAGCTTCTTGAGACAAA GAACGCTCTGAATGTAGTGAACAAAGACCTGATCCTGAAGGTGGATGAGTTAACCTGTGAGAAGGAAATGCTGCAGGGCGAGCTGGAGGCCCTGCTGCTGGCCAAGACCAAGCTGGACGACAAaaccaaggagctggaggaggaactcAAAAA AGTGCGACTGGAAATGGAGGAAGTCAGGCAGAAGAATAAAGACGAAGAAGAT agcgacGTACCCACAGCCCAGAGGAAGCGTTTCACCAGGGTGGAGATGGCCAGAGTGCTGATGGAGAGAAACCAGTACAAAGAGCGGCTGATGGAGCTCCAGGAAGCCGTGCGGTGGACGGAGATGATCAGGGCCTCGAGAGAAAATCCAACGCTCAcggaaaaaaagaaatccaGCATCTGGCAGTT cttcagcagactgtttagctcctcctccagtgccCCGGTCATGAAGAAGGTGGAGTCGCAGTCCAATGTGAAGTACAACTCGCCGGGCAGTCTggtgaagaggagcagcaccTTCTCCCAGTTCCCCACAGAGAAATCCAAGACATTCGACTTCCTCAACGAAGA GAAAGATCAGTGCAGCTCCCCGTCACGTAAAGAGCAGAAGAGAGCTCAGTACAGACAGGTCAAGGCCCACATGCAGAAGGAGGATGGACGAGTGACTGCACACGGCTGGAGCCTTCCCAGCAAATACAAG GCAGCAAATGGTGGCCAGTTGGAGAACAAAGTGAATCTACCTGTACCAGTTTACTTGAGACCTCTGGATCAGACGGATGCTTCTATGAAG CTGTGGTGCGCTGCTGGAGTTAACATGTCTGGAGGGAGGACCTCAGAGCTCACAAAGCAGACAAAGGGCTCTCAGAGTAGCCTGGACCAGCTAGAGCAAGAGAGTAAG GATCAAGAGAAAGgggagaaggagctgaaggaggatgAGATGTCCAGCAGGGTGTGGGTGTGCACCAGCACACATTCTTCCACTAAGGTCATGGTCCTGGATGCCACGCAGCCCTCCGACCTGCTGGACAGCTTCTACGCCTGCAACACACATGTTGTTTGCATTGCCAGTGTACCAG GTGTGTTGGACACTGATTATCCAGCGGGTGAGGAGGTGCCCCAGGACCTGGAGGCTAGCCAGGGCGATGGGGTGTCGCTAGCCGGCAGCGTGGCCAGTGTGGGCTCAACGGGCAGCGACGGTGCCATGGCAGCAGAGGGGACTACGGCCGTCCCCCAGACGGCCTGCTCCGGCGTCACGGACCTGTCGGCTGAGCAAAGTGTCATTTCAGGCTCAG TTGAGCTGTCCAGAGAGGCCAGTCCAGCCGAAGATGGTGTTCCTATGGCGGAAGAGGCAACAGAAGCCACGGAGGCTAATGCCGGTGTGGGCGACGAAGGAGAGGACCAGGGGATGGATCCAAATCAGCCTGGAATCTACACGGAGCATGTGTTTACTGATCCACTGGGGGTGGGACCCACCGACGCCTCCCTGACCGACAAGCAGAG GGGCTCCGCACAGGATGGAGTTACGTCCTTAACAGAAGACTCAGACCTGAATGATGGAGACGTTCTGAGGATGAGCAGCTCCCTCCCTACCATGTGGCTGGGAGCTCAGAATGGATG TCTGTACGTGCACTCGTCTGTGGCTCGGTGGAGAAAGTGTCTCCATGCCATCAAACTGAAAGACTCCATCCTGAGCATAGT CCACGTTAAAGGGAGAGTCCTGGTAGCACTGGCTGATGGGACTTTAGCCATTTTCCACCGAAGCATTG ACGGACAGTGGGACTTAACAAACTACCACCTGTTGGACCTGGGCCGACCCCACCACTCTATCCGCTGTATGACAGTGGTCCACGACAAGGTCTGGTGTGGCTACAGGAACAAGATCTACGTGATCCACCCCAAGGCCATGAGGATAGAG AAATCGTTTGATGCTCATCCACGCAAGGAGAGCCAGGTTCGGCAGCTGGCCTGGGTCGGTGATGGCATCTGGGTCTCCATCCGACTGGATTCCACCCTCCGCTTGTTTCACGCTCACACCTACCAGCATCTCCAGGACGTGGACATCGAGCCGTACGTCAGCAAGATGCTGG GTACGGGTAAACTGGGCTTTTCCTTTGTGAGGATCACAGCTCTTGTGGTGTCCTGCAACCGCCTGTGGGTGGGGACAGGAAACGGCGTCATCATCTCCATCCCTCTGTCTGAAG CAAACAAGTCAAAAGGAATAGTGCCAAATCGACCCGGCGCCGCTGTGCGGGTCTACGGAGACGACAGCTCAGACTGTGCTGTGCAGGGCAGCTTTGTGCCGTACTGCTCCATGGCCCACGCCCAGCTGTGTTTCCACGGACATCGAGATGCTGTCAAGTTCTTTGTCACTGTTCCAg GTCAGGCGATGCCGCCTCCAGGCAGTGACTCAGGCTCTGACGATCCTGCATCCGAATCCTCCGACACAGCGAACTCCGAGCCCAAAACATACCTCGTCATGAGTGGAGGCGAAGGCTATATCGACTTCAGAATGG GGGATGACGGCGGCGAGTTGGACGGTTTATCGGAACCGACAGCCAGCCAGCAGTCGACACCCACCAAGGCTGAGCGGAGCCACCTCATTGTCTGGCAGGTCACAACTTCCCCTGATTAA
- the spag9a gene encoding sperm associated antigen 9a isoform X14, whose product MELEDGVVYQDDPGTSAMMSERVSGLANSIYREFERLIGKYDEDVVKELMPLVVAVLENLDSVFAENQEHEVELELLKEDNEQLITQYEREKALRKHAEEKFIEFEDTHEQEKKDLQNNNERMESHSRQLELKIKNYADQIGRLEERELDLKKEYNSLHQRHTEMIHNYMEHVERIKLQQISETSESSTVGRVRRERPLSLGIFPSSGGASLLIPDPQARAETPGTESWKFTDPAQPRSNASLKLDFMDPPKEREGKNAQDSTWGNSLADDCKDELSDFTGSKSATPMSTTASDMEREDGNSKSTEVQAAPGTRSVSVGLPENEDSSDVQDIIESTPELDMDLIAYKPCSTPTKGIENMAFDRNTDSLFDELSSAGTGLIGDVDEGADLLGMGREVENLIQENSQLLETKNALNVVNKDLILKVDELTCEKEMLQGELEALLLAKTKLDDKTKELEEELKKVRLEMEEVRQKNKDEEDSDVPTAQRKRFTRVEMARVLMERNQYKERLMELQEAVRWTEMIRASRENPTLTEKKKSSIWQFFSRLFSSSSSAPVMKKVESQSNVKYNSPGSLVKRSSTFSQFPTEKSKTFDFLNEEKDQCSSPSRKEQKRAQYRQVKAHMQKEDGRVTAHGWSLPSKYKAANGGQLENKVNLPVPVYLRPLDQTDASMKLWCAAGVNMSGGRTSELTKQTKGSQSSLDQLEQESKDQEKGEKELKEDEMSSRVWVCTSTHSSTKVMVLDATQPSDLLDSFYACNTHVVCIASVPGVLDTDYPAGEEVPQDLEASQGDGVSLAGSVASVGSTGSDGAMAAEGTTAVPQTACSGVTDLSAEQSVISGSVELSREASPAEDGVPMAEEATEATEANAGVGDEGEDQGMDPNQPGIYTEHVFTDPLGVGPTDASLTDKQRGSAQDGVTSLTEDSDLNDGDVLRMSSSLPTMWLGAQNGCLYVHSSVARWRKCLHAIKLKDSILSIVHVKGRVLVALADGTLAIFHRSIDGQWDLTNYHLLDLGRPHHSIRCMTVVHDKVWCGYRNKIYVIHPKAMRIEKSFDAHPRKESQVRQLAWVGDGIWVSIRLDSTLRLFHAHTYQHLQDVDIEPYVSKMLGTGKLGFSFVRITALVVSCNRLWVGTGNGVIISIPLSEANKSKGIVPNRPGAAVRVYGDDSSDCAVQGSFVPYCSMAHAQLCFHGHRDAVKFFVTVPGQAMPPPGSDSGSDDPASESSDTANSEPKTYLVMSGGEGYIDFRMGDDGGELDGLSEPTASQQSTPTKAERSHLIVWQVTTSPD is encoded by the exons ATGGAGCTGGAAGACGGAGTTGTGTACCAGGACGACCCCGGGACATCAGCGATGATGTCGGAGCGGGTGTCGGGCCTGGCCAACTCCATCTACCGCGAGTTCGAGCGGCTCATCGGCAAGTACGACGAGGACGTGGTGAAGGAGCTGATGCCGCTGGTCGTGGCCGTGCTGGAGAACCTGGACTCGGTGTTCGCGGAGAACCAGGAGCAcgaagtggagctggagctgctgaaggaggacaACGAGCAGCTCATCACCCAGTACGAGCGCGAGAAGGCGCTGAGGAAGCACGCGGAGGAG aAGTTCATCGAGTTTGAAGACACCCAcgagcaggagaagaaggacCTGCAGAACAACAATGAGAGAATGGAGTCCCACTCCCGCCAGCTGGAACTCAAGATCAAGAACTACGCAGACCAGA TCGGCCGGTTGGAGGAACGGGAGCTGGACCTGAAGAAGGAATACAACTCCCTCCATCAGCGGCACACAGAG ATGATCCATAATTACATGGAGCACGTAGAGAGGATCAAGCTGCAGCAGATCAGCGAGACGTCGGAGTCGAGCACAGTCGGTCGAGTCAG GAGGGAGCGGCCGCTTTCCTTGGGAATCTTCCCCTCGTCCGGTGGCGCCTCCCTGCTGATCCCGGACCCCCAGGCCCGAGCGGAGACGCCGGGCACAGAGAGCTGGAAGTTCACAGACCCGGCACAGCCACGGTCCAACGCCAGCCTgaag TTGGACTTTATGGACCCCCCAAAGGAAAGGGAGGGTAAGAATGCACAGGACTCTACGTGGGGGAATTCACTGGCAGACGACTGCAAG GACGAGTTGTCAGACTTCACGGGCTCCAAGTCGGCCACGCCGATGTCCACCACGGCCTCCGACATGGAGAGGGAAGACGGTAACAGTAAGAGCACAGAGGTGCAGGCAGCACCGGGGACGAGATCCGTATCCGTGG GTTTGCCTGAAAATGAAGACAGCTCAGACGTGCAGGACATCATTGAGTCCACTCCTGAGCTGGACATGGACCTCATAGCCTACAAACCCTGCAG CACTCCCACCAAAGGCATCGAAAACATGGCGTTCGACCGCAACACCGACTCCCTGTTTGACGAGCTGTCGTCTGCAGGCACCGGGCTCATAGGGGATGTGGATGAAGGAGCAGACCTGCTGG GTATGGGCAGAGAAGTTGAAAATCTCATTCAGGAGAATTCACAGCTTCTTGAGACAAA GAACGCTCTGAATGTAGTGAACAAAGACCTGATCCTGAAGGTGGATGAGTTAACCTGTGAGAAGGAAATGCTGCAGGGCGAGCTGGAGGCCCTGCTGCTGGCCAAGACCAAGCTGGACGACAAaaccaaggagctggaggaggaactcAAAAA AGTGCGACTGGAAATGGAGGAAGTCAGGCAGAAGAATAAAGACGAAGAAGAT agcgacGTACCCACAGCCCAGAGGAAGCGTTTCACCAGGGTGGAGATGGCCAGAGTGCTGATGGAGAGAAACCAGTACAAAGAGCGGCTGATGGAGCTCCAGGAAGCCGTGCGGTGGACGGAGATGATCAGGGCCTCGAGAGAAAATCCAACGCTCAcggaaaaaaagaaatccaGCATCTGGCAGTT cttcagcagactgtttagctcctcctccagtgccCCGGTCATGAAGAAGGTGGAGTCGCAGTCCAATGTGAAGTACAACTCGCCGGGCAGTCTggtgaagaggagcagcaccTTCTCCCAGTTCCCCACAGAGAAATCCAAGACATTCGACTTCCTCAACGAAGA GAAAGATCAGTGCAGCTCCCCGTCACGTAAAGAGCAGAAGAGAGCTCAGTACAGACAGGTCAAGGCCCACATGCAGAAGGAGGATGGACGAGTGACTGCACACGGCTGGAGCCTTCCCAGCAAATACAAG GCAGCAAATGGTGGCCAGTTGGAGAACAAAGTGAATCTACCTGTACCAGTTTACTTGAGACCTCTGGATCAGACGGATGCTTCTATGAAG CTGTGGTGCGCTGCTGGAGTTAACATGTCTGGAGGGAGGACCTCAGAGCTCACAAAGCAGACAAAGGGCTCTCAGAGTAGCCTGGACCAGCTAGAGCAAGAGAGTAAG GATCAAGAGAAAGgggagaaggagctgaaggaggatgAGATGTCCAGCAGGGTGTGGGTGTGCACCAGCACACATTCTTCCACTAAGGTCATGGTCCTGGATGCCACGCAGCCCTCCGACCTGCTGGACAGCTTCTACGCCTGCAACACACATGTTGTTTGCATTGCCAGTGTACCAG GTGTGTTGGACACTGATTATCCAGCGGGTGAGGAGGTGCCCCAGGACCTGGAGGCTAGCCAGGGCGATGGGGTGTCGCTAGCCGGCAGCGTGGCCAGTGTGGGCTCAACGGGCAGCGACGGTGCCATGGCAGCAGAGGGGACTACGGCCGTCCCCCAGACGGCCTGCTCCGGCGTCACGGACCTGTCGGCTGAGCAAAGTGTCATTTCAGGCTCAG TTGAGCTGTCCAGAGAGGCCAGTCCAGCCGAAGATGGTGTTCCTATGGCGGAAGAGGCAACAGAAGCCACGGAGGCTAATGCCGGTGTGGGCGACGAAGGAGAGGACCAGGGGATGGATCCAAATCAGCCTGGAATCTACACGGAGCATGTGTTTACTGATCCACTGGGGGTGGGACCCACCGACGCCTCCCTGACCGACAAGCAGAG GGGCTCCGCACAGGATGGAGTTACGTCCTTAACAGAAGACTCAGACCTGAATGATGGAGACGTTCTGAGGATGAGCAGCTCCCTCCCTACCATGTGGCTGGGAGCTCAGAATGGATG TCTGTACGTGCACTCGTCTGTGGCTCGGTGGAGAAAGTGTCTCCATGCCATCAAACTGAAAGACTCCATCCTGAGCATAGT CCACGTTAAAGGGAGAGTCCTGGTAGCACTGGCTGATGGGACTTTAGCCATTTTCCACCGAAGCATTG ACGGACAGTGGGACTTAACAAACTACCACCTGTTGGACCTGGGCCGACCCCACCACTCTATCCGCTGTATGACAGTGGTCCACGACAAGGTCTGGTGTGGCTACAGGAACAAGATCTACGTGATCCACCCCAAGGCCATGAGGATAGAG AAATCGTTTGATGCTCATCCACGCAAGGAGAGCCAGGTTCGGCAGCTGGCCTGGGTCGGTGATGGCATCTGGGTCTCCATCCGACTGGATTCCACCCTCCGCTTGTTTCACGCTCACACCTACCAGCATCTCCAGGACGTGGACATCGAGCCGTACGTCAGCAAGATGCTGG GTACGGGTAAACTGGGCTTTTCCTTTGTGAGGATCACAGCTCTTGTGGTGTCCTGCAACCGCCTGTGGGTGGGGACAGGAAACGGCGTCATCATCTCCATCCCTCTGTCTGAAG CAAACAAGTCAAAAGGAATAGTGCCAAATCGACCCGGCGCCGCTGTGCGGGTCTACGGAGACGACAGCTCAGACTGTGCTGTGCAGGGCAGCTTTGTGCCGTACTGCTCCATGGCCCACGCCCAGCTGTGTTTCCACGGACATCGAGATGCTGTCAAGTTCTTTGTCACTGTTCCAg GTCAGGCGATGCCGCCTCCAGGCAGTGACTCAGGCTCTGACGATCCTGCATCCGAATCCTCCGACACAGCGAACTCCGAGCCCAAAACATACCTCGTCATGAGTGGAGGCGAAGGCTATATCGACTTCAGAATGG GGGATGACGGCGGCGAGTTGGACGGTTTATCGGAACCGACAGCCAGCCAGCAGTCGACACCCACCAAGGCTGAGCGGAGCCACCTCATTGTCTGGCAGGTCACAACTTCCCCTGATTAA